A genomic window from Cinclus cinclus chromosome 5, bCinCin1.1, whole genome shotgun sequence includes:
- the LOC134044141 gene encoding LOW QUALITY PROTEIN: T-cell surface glycoprotein CD8 alpha chain-like (The sequence of the model RefSeq protein was modified relative to this genomic sequence to represent the inferred CDS: substituted 1 base at 1 genomic stop codon), whose translation MDTSAALLLLLALEFXCPGIYGQSLEIKVRSPRDITQLQVGQRLELECQTHKNSGAFWIRQDKRRTLHFIVFINSVSRTTYGNQGTATRFDTSKHNTVYNLVVKSFTPQDEGSYFCVVNYNQSLYFSPVQPAFLSGKRDGADPAPSSHPHFPTPPMALKGEDYSKVHHHPLLPQHTQVPKVLPSSGGSDFVRMVSESSMQENLEHFCLAFLWIPLAGLCLLLLQLLATSLMLHRLLHLHRKSTSKKNYNTDSGNYPPEDSSESTAQWNLPIFDL comes from the exons ATGGACACatctgctgccctgctcctgctgcttgctCTGGAATTCT GATGCCCTGGGATTTACGGCCAGTCACTTGAGATAAAGGTCAGGTCTCCCAGGGACATCACCCAGCTCCAGGTGGGAcagaggctggagctggagtgTCAGACTCACAAGAACAGTGGTGCATTCTGGATCCGCCAGGACAAGAGGAGAACCCTTCACTTCATTGTCTTCATCAATTCCGTGTCCCGGACCACATATGGGAATCAGGGAACAGCCACACGCTTTGACACGAGCAAACACAACACAGTCTATAATTTGGTAGTGAAATCTTTCACACCACAGGATGAGGGGAGCTATTTCTGTGTGGTGAATTACAACCAAAGCCTGTACTtcagccccgtccagcctgcCTTCTTATCAG GCAAGCGTGATGGGGCAGACCCAGCACCATCTTCCCATCCTCACTTCCCCACCCCACCCATGGCTCTGAAGGGAGAAGACTACAGCAAAGTCCACCACCACCCCCTCCTTCCTCAGCACACGCAGGTCCCAAAAGTACTACCAAGCTCAGGGGGCTCAGACTTTGTGAGGATGGTGTCAGAGA GCAGCATGCAGGAAAACCTGGAACACTTCTGTCTCGCGTTCCTCTGGATCCCCTTGGCAGGCCTCtgtctcctgctcctccagctcctggccacCAGCCTCATGCTGCATCGAC TCCTTCATTTGCACAGGAAATcaacttctaaaaaaaattacaacactGACAGTGGTAACTACCCCCCTGAAGACAGCTCCGAATCCACTGCACAGTGGAATCTTCCCATTTTTGACCTCTAG
- the LOC134044196 gene encoding T-cell surface glycoprotein CD8 alpha chain-like → MDTSAALLLLLALEFCCPGIYGQSLEIKVRSPRDITQLQVGQRLELECQTHKNSGAFWIRQDKRRTLHFIVFINSVSRTTFGNQGTATRFDTSKHNTVYNLVVKSFTPQDEGSYFCVVNYNQRLLFSPVQPAFLSATTAAPTTCEPTTTGGRTEDPNLKTPESERRMQESLNFFCHIFIWIPLAGACVLLLIALVITLVLCQQTRRRRCRCKRPANGKPPTKPRTPN, encoded by the exons ATGGACACgtctgctgccctgctcctgctgctcgcTCTGGAATTCT GCTGCCCTGGGATTTACGGCCAGTCACTTGAGATAAAGGTCAGGTCTCCCAGGGACATCACCCAGCTCCAGGTGGGAcagaggctggagctggagtgTCAGACTCACAAGAACAGTGGTGCATTCTGGATCCGCCAGGACAAGAGGAGAACCCTTCACTTCATTGTCTTCATCAATTCCGTGTCCCGGACCACATTTGGGAATCAGGGAACAGCCACACGCTTTGACACGAGCAAACACAACACAGTCTATAATTTGGTAGTGAAATCTTTCACACCACAGGATGAGGGGAGCTATTTCTGTGTGGTGAATTACAACCAAAGGCTGCTCTtcagccccgtccagcctgcCTTCTTATCAG ccaccacagcagcacccaCCACATGTGAGCCCACTACCACGGGTGGCAGAACTGAGGACCCCAACCTCAAAACTCCAGAGTCAG AGAGAAGAATGCAGGAAAGCCTGAATTTCTTCTGTCACATCTTCATCTGGATCCCCTTGGCAGGTGCCTGTGTCCTGCTCCTCATTGCCCTGGTGATCACCCTCGTGCTGTGCCAAC AAACCAGAAGACGAAGATGCAGGTGTAAGAG ACCTGCAAATGGGAAGCCCCCCACAAAACCCAGGACACCAAACTAA